Proteins co-encoded in one Bacillus paramycoides genomic window:
- the glpX gene encoding class II fructose-bisphosphatase, whose product MERSLSMELVRVTEAAALSSARWMGRGKKDEADGAATSAMRDVFDTIPMKGTVVIGEGEMDEAPMLYIGEKLGTGYGPRVDVAVDPLEGTNIVAAGGWNALAVIAIADHGNLLHAPDMYMDKIAVGPEAVGAVDIDAPIIDNLRAVAKAKNKDIEDVVATVLNRPRHQAIIEEIRKAGARIKLINDGDVAGAINTAFDRTGVDILFGSGGAPEGVLAAVALKCLGGEIHGKLLPQNEAELARCKKMGIEDINRILRMEDLVKGDDAIFAATGVTDGELLRGVQFKGSVGTTQSLVMRAKSGTVRFVDGRHSLNKKPNLVIK is encoded by the coding sequence GTGGAAAGAAGTTTATCTATGGAGTTAGTACGTGTAACAGAGGCTGCAGCTTTATCATCAGCGCGTTGGATGGGACGCGGGAAAAAGGATGAGGCAGACGGTGCAGCAACATCAGCTATGCGTGATGTATTTGATACAATTCCGATGAAAGGGACAGTTGTAATTGGTGAAGGTGAAATGGATGAAGCACCAATGCTATATATCGGAGAAAAATTAGGTACAGGATATGGTCCACGTGTAGACGTTGCAGTTGATCCTTTAGAAGGAACAAACATCGTGGCAGCTGGTGGATGGAATGCTCTTGCTGTTATTGCAATTGCAGATCACGGCAATTTGTTACATGCTCCTGACATGTACATGGATAAAATCGCGGTTGGCCCAGAAGCAGTTGGGGCGGTCGATATTGATGCGCCTATCATCGATAACTTACGTGCAGTTGCGAAAGCGAAAAATAAAGATATTGAAGATGTTGTAGCGACAGTTTTAAACCGTCCACGTCATCAAGCAATTATCGAAGAAATTCGTAAAGCTGGTGCGCGTATTAAATTGATTAATGATGGAGACGTAGCTGGCGCAATTAACACTGCATTTGATCGTACAGGTGTAGATATTTTATTCGGCTCTGGTGGTGCGCCTGAGGGTGTATTAGCAGCGGTTGCATTAAAATGTTTAGGCGGCGAGATTCACGGGAAACTATTACCGCAAAACGAAGCTGAATTGGCGCGTTGCAAAAAGATGGGCATAGAAGACATCAACCGCATCCTTCGCATGGAGGACTTAGTAAAAGGTGACGATGCAATCTTCGCAGCAACAGGTGTAACAGATGGAGAACTATTACGCGGCGTTCAATTTAAAGGTAGCGTAGGAACAACACAATCTCTTGTTATGCGTGCGAAATCAGGCACAGTACGCTTCGTAGACGGACGTCACAGCTTGAATAAAAAACCGAACTTGGTTATTAAGTAA
- a CDS encoding class II fructose-bisphosphate aldolase gives MPLVSMKEMLNKALEGKYAVGQFNMNNLEWTQAILAAAEEEKSPVILGVSEGAARHMTGFKTVVAMVKALIEEMNITVPVAIHLDHGSSFEKCKEAIDAGFTSVMIDASHHPFEENVETTKKVVEYAHARNVSVEAELGTVGGQEDDVIAEGVIYADPAECKQLVEATGIDCLAPALGSVHGPYKGEPNLGFAEMEQVRDFTGVPLVLHGGTGIPTADIEKAISLGTSKINVNTENQIEFTKAVREVLNKDQEVYDPRKFIGPGRDAIKATVIGKMREFGSNGKA, from the coding sequence ATGCCTTTAGTTTCTATGAAAGAAATGCTAAACAAAGCACTAGAAGGAAAATACGCAGTTGGTCAATTCAACATGAACAACTTAGAGTGGACTCAAGCTATCTTAGCTGCTGCGGAAGAAGAAAAATCTCCTGTAATCCTAGGTGTATCTGAGGGTGCAGCTCGTCATATGACTGGTTTCAAAACAGTTGTAGCTATGGTTAAAGCTTTAATCGAAGAAATGAACATCACTGTTCCTGTAGCGATTCACCTTGACCATGGTTCAAGCTTCGAAAAATGTAAAGAAGCAATCGATGCAGGTTTCACATCTGTAATGATCGACGCTTCTCACCACCCATTCGAAGAAAACGTAGAAACTACTAAAAAAGTAGTAGAATACGCACACGCTCGTAACGTATCTGTTGAAGCTGAGCTTGGAACAGTTGGCGGACAAGAAGACGACGTAATCGCTGAAGGCGTAATTTACGCTGACCCAGCAGAGTGTAAGCAACTTGTTGAAGCAACAGGTATTGATTGCCTAGCTCCAGCTTTAGGTTCTGTACACGGTCCTTACAAAGGTGAGCCTAACTTAGGATTCGCTGAAATGGAACAAGTTCGTGACTTCACTGGCGTACCTTTAGTATTACACGGTGGTACTGGTATCCCAACTGCTGATATCGAAAAAGCTATCTCTTTAGGTACTTCAAAAATCAACGTAAACACTGAGAACCAAATTGAGTTTACAAAAGCTGTTCGTGAAGTATTAAACAAAGACCAAGAAGTTTACGATCCTCGTAAATTTATCGGACCTGGCCGCGACGCTATCAAAGCAACTGTTATTGGTAAAATGCGCGAATTCGGTTCTAACGGTAAAGCGTAA
- the spo0F gene encoding sporulation initiation phosphotransferase Spo0F — protein MEGKILIVDDQYGIRVLLHEVFQKEGYQTFQAANGFQALDIVKKDNPDLVVLDMKIPGMDGIEILKHVKEIDESIKVILMTAYGELDMIQEAKDLGALMHFAKPFDIDEIRQAVRNELAVEA, from the coding sequence ATGGAAGGGAAAATTTTAATTGTTGATGATCAATATGGAATTCGTGTGTTATTACATGAAGTGTTCCAAAAAGAAGGTTATCAGACATTCCAAGCAGCGAATGGATTTCAAGCTTTAGATATCGTGAAAAAAGATAATCCAGATTTAGTTGTGTTAGATATGAAAATTCCAGGTATGGATGGTATAGAGATTTTAAAGCATGTAAAAGAAATTGATGAGAGTATTAAAGTAATTTTAATGACTGCTTATGGGGAGCTTGATATGATCCAAGAAGCAAAAGATTTAGGAGCTTTAATGCACTTTGCTAAACCATTTGACATTGATGAAATTCGTCAAGCTGTGAGAAATGAGCTCGCTGTAGAGGCGTAA
- the acdA gene encoding acyl-CoA dehydrogenase AcdA: MHFKLSEEHEMIRKMVRDFAKNEVAPTAAERDEEERFDRAIFDQMAELGLTGIPWPEEYGGIGSDYLAYVIAIEELSRVCASTGVTLSAHTSLAGWPIFKFGTEEQKQTFLRPMAEGKKIGAYGLTEPGSGSDAGGMKTIAKRDGDHYVLNGSKIFITNGGIADIYVVFALTDPESKQRGTSAFIVESDTPGFSVGKKESKLGIRSSPTTEIMFEDCRIPVENLIGEEGQGFKIAMQTLDGGRNGIAAQAVGIAQGALDASVEYARERHQFGKPIAAQQGIGFKLADMATDVEAARLLTYQAAWLESEGLPYGKESAMSKVFAGDAAMKVTTEAVQVFGGYGYTKDYPVERYMRDAKITQIYEGTQEIQRLVISRMLTK, from the coding sequence ATGCATTTTAAACTATCAGAAGAACATGAAATGATAAGAAAAATGGTTCGAGACTTTGCTAAAAACGAAGTAGCACCGACGGCAGCTGAGCGTGATGAAGAAGAGAGATTTGATCGTGCAATATTTGATCAAATGGCCGAGCTTGGTTTAACTGGTATTCCGTGGCCTGAAGAATACGGCGGAATTGGAAGCGATTACTTGGCATATGTAATTGCCATTGAAGAATTATCGCGCGTATGTGCTTCTACAGGTGTAACATTGTCTGCACATACTTCGCTTGCTGGTTGGCCAATTTTTAAATTTGGAACAGAAGAGCAAAAGCAAACGTTTTTGCGACCGATGGCTGAAGGGAAGAAAATTGGCGCGTACGGCTTAACAGAGCCGGGATCTGGATCGGATGCTGGTGGAATGAAGACGATTGCTAAAAGAGATGGAGACCATTATGTATTAAATGGATCAAAAATCTTTATCACAAATGGTGGTATTGCTGATATTTACGTTGTCTTTGCGTTAACTGATCCCGAATCGAAGCAGCGTGGCACGAGTGCATTTATAGTGGAAAGTGATACACCAGGATTTTCAGTTGGGAAGAAGGAGAGTAAGTTAGGGATTCGTTCTTCACCAACAACTGAAATTATGTTTGAAGATTGCCGTATTCCTGTAGAGAATTTAATAGGGGAAGAAGGACAAGGGTTTAAGATAGCGATGCAAACATTAGATGGTGGCCGTAATGGTATTGCGGCGCAAGCGGTTGGTATTGCACAAGGGGCTTTAGATGCTTCCGTAGAATATGCGAGAGAGCGTCATCAGTTTGGAAAGCCGATTGCGGCGCAGCAGGGGATTGGCTTTAAACTTGCAGATATGGCAACGGATGTGGAGGCGGCGCGCCTTCTAACATACCAGGCGGCTTGGCTTGAATCGGAAGGGCTTCCGTATGGGAAAGAGTCAGCGATGTCAAAAGTATTTGCAGGTGATGCAGCGATGAAGGTGACGACTGAAGCGGTACAAGTATTTGGTGGTTACGGTTATACGAAAGATTATCCAGTAGAGCGTTACATGCGAGATGCAAAAATTACACAGATATATGAAGGAACACAAGAGATTCAAAGGCTTGTAATTTCTCGTATGTTAACGAAGTAG
- the rho gene encoding transcription termination factor Rho, with protein sequence MNLSIAALENMKLKELYELAKEFKISYYSKLTKKELIFAILKARAEKEGFFFMEGVLEIIQSEGFGFLRPINYSPSSEDIYISASQIRRFDLRNGDKVSGKVRPPKENERYFGLLQVEAVNGDDPESAKERVHFPALTPLYPDRQMKLETEPKKLPTRIMDLIAPVGFGQRGLIVAPPKAGKTSLLKEIAHSVTTNHPEAELIVLLIDERPEEVTDIERSVKGDVVSSTFDEVPENHIKVAELVLERAMRLVEHKKDVIILMDSITRLARAYNLVIPPSGRTLSGGIDPAAFHRPKRFFGAARNIEEGGSLTILATALVDTGSRMDDVIYEEFKGTGNMELHLDRSLAERRIFPAIDIRRSGTRKEDLLIPKEHLDKLWGIRKTMRDTPDFVEGFLRKLRQTKTNEEFLQNIVADSKRYVTTK encoded by the coding sequence ATGAATTTGTCAATTGCAGCATTAGAAAACATGAAATTAAAAGAGTTATACGAGCTTGCGAAGGAATTTAAGATTTCGTATTATAGCAAATTAACGAAAAAAGAGTTAATCTTCGCCATTTTAAAAGCTCGAGCAGAAAAAGAAGGCTTCTTCTTCATGGAAGGCGTATTAGAAATTATTCAATCAGAAGGATTTGGATTCCTACGTCCTATCAACTACTCTCCAAGCTCAGAAGATATTTATATCTCAGCTTCGCAAATTCGTCGTTTCGATTTACGTAATGGAGACAAGGTTTCTGGTAAAGTACGACCTCCGAAAGAAAATGAACGCTATTTTGGATTATTACAAGTTGAAGCTGTAAACGGAGATGATCCAGAGTCAGCAAAAGAGCGTGTGCATTTCCCTGCATTAACACCATTATACCCAGATCGCCAAATGAAATTGGAAACGGAACCGAAAAAGTTACCGACACGCATCATGGATTTAATCGCACCAGTTGGATTTGGACAACGTGGTTTAATTGTCGCGCCTCCAAAGGCTGGTAAAACGAGTCTATTAAAAGAAATCGCACACAGTGTTACAACAAATCATCCGGAAGCTGAATTAATTGTACTTTTAATTGATGAGCGTCCAGAGGAAGTAACAGACATTGAACGTTCTGTTAAAGGAGATGTTGTAAGCTCTACTTTTGATGAAGTACCAGAAAATCATATTAAAGTAGCGGAACTTGTGTTAGAACGTGCAATGCGTCTTGTAGAGCACAAGAAAGATGTTATCATTTTAATGGATAGTATTACCCGTTTAGCGCGAGCTTACAACCTTGTTATTCCACCAAGTGGTAGAACATTATCGGGTGGTATCGACCCAGCTGCCTTCCATAGACCGAAGCGTTTCTTTGGAGCTGCTCGTAATATTGAAGAAGGCGGTAGCTTAACGATTTTAGCAACAGCGCTTGTGGATACAGGATCTCGTATGGACGATGTAATTTACGAAGAATTTAAAGGAACTGGAAATATGGAACTTCACTTAGATCGTTCATTAGCTGAGCGTCGTATCTTCCCGGCAATTGATATTCGTCGTTCTGGTACACGTAAAGAAGATCTATTAATTCCGAAAGAACATTTAGACAAGCTATGGGGTATTCGTAAAACAATGCGCGATACACCAGACTTTGTTGAAGGTTTCTTACGTAAACTTCGTCAAACAAAGACAAATGAAGAATTTTTACAAAACATTGTTGCAGATTCGAAAAGATATGTAACAACGAAGTAA
- a CDS encoding type B 50S ribosomal protein L31: MKAGIHPDYKKVVFMDTNTGFKFLSGSTKGSNETVEWEDGNTYPLLKVEISSDSHPFYTGRQKFATADGRVDRFNKKYGLK; encoded by the coding sequence ATGAAAGCAGGAATTCACCCAGATTACAAGAAAGTTGTATTCATGGACACAAACACAGGCTTCAAATTCTTAAGCGGATCTACTAAAGGATCTAACGAAACTGTTGAGTGGGAAGATGGTAACACTTATCCATTACTAAAAGTTGAGATCAGTTCTGATTCTCACCCATTCTACACTGGACGTCAGAAGTTTGCTACTGCAGACGGACGCGTTGACCGCTTCAATAAGAAATACGGTCTTAAGTAA
- the rpoE gene encoding DNA-directed RNA polymerase subunit delta — protein sequence MDFKQYSPEELKECSMIEVVHSVLGDKRQATTFNELVQEIAQVLGLSQEQVNAKLAQFYTDLNIDGRFINLGENRWGLRSWYPYEQIDEEILPQPKPKKKRKVEEDGFDDYIEEDEDFDDADVTEDEDDDVEDLDKVLEDEDGDDDDLDDLDEDEDDFAEEELEYDETEEEEEEL from the coding sequence GTGGATTTTAAGCAATATTCACCAGAAGAGCTAAAAGAATGTTCAATGATTGAAGTTGTACATAGCGTTTTAGGGGATAAAAGACAAGCAACGACATTCAATGAGTTGGTTCAAGAAATCGCTCAAGTGCTGGGACTATCTCAAGAGCAAGTTAATGCGAAACTCGCACAATTTTATACAGACTTAAACATCGATGGACGTTTCATTAATTTAGGAGAAAATCGTTGGGGGCTACGCAGCTGGTACCCATACGAGCAAATTGATGAAGAAATCTTGCCTCAACCAAAACCGAAGAAAAAACGTAAAGTTGAAGAAGACGGTTTTGACGACTACATTGAAGAAGATGAAGACTTCGACGATGCAGACGTAACTGAAGACGAAGATGATGATGTAGAAGATTTGGACAAGGTTCTTGAAGATGAAGACGGAGATGACGATGATCTTGATGATTTAGATGAAGATGAAGACGACTTCGCCGAAGAAGAACTTGAGTATGATGAAACTGAAGAAGAAGAGGAAGAACTGTAG
- a CDS encoding DUF2529 domain-containing protein, which yields MLKIFSTQLSGYFSRVSQKEEMNIEDSARLLAQALVGEGFIYLHGTNEMEGVVAEALFGAEPMKQAKRLVENGKEVEVTSADRVLLISRFSTDEEVVAIAKKLQADGHSIVGISAIQEGTESLEQYTDVHIDTKLLKGLIPDDEGNRYGFPSLIVALFAYHGIKFTIDEMLNEY from the coding sequence ATGTTAAAGATTTTTTCAACTCAATTAAGTGGTTATTTTTCCAGGGTTTCTCAAAAAGAGGAAATGAATATAGAAGATAGCGCCCGCCTACTTGCTCAAGCATTAGTTGGTGAAGGTTTCATTTATTTACATGGTACAAATGAAATGGAGGGTGTTGTTGCTGAAGCACTATTTGGTGCTGAACCGATGAAACAAGCAAAACGATTAGTTGAAAATGGTAAAGAAGTAGAAGTAACTTCTGCAGATCGTGTACTTCTTATTAGCCGTTTTTCAACAGATGAAGAAGTTGTAGCAATAGCAAAAAAACTGCAAGCAGATGGACATTCTATTGTCGGCATCTCTGCTATTCAAGAAGGTACTGAATCACTAGAACAATATACAGATGTACATATTGATACAAAGCTGTTAAAAGGGCTTATTCCAGACGATGAAGGTAATCGCTACGGATTCCCAAGCTTAATTGTAGCTTTATTTGCGTATCACGGAATCAAATTTACAATCGATGAAATGTTAAATGAATATTAA
- a CDS encoding TetR/AcrR family transcriptional regulator, with protein sequence MVKHNVHASVKDEKLVALRREQMIKGAVQLFKQKGFPRTTTREIAKAAGFSIGTLYEYIRTKDDVLYLVCDSIYEHVKERLEEVVCTEKGSVESLKIAITNYFKVMDELQEEVLIMYQEVRFLPKESLPYVLEKEFQMVGMFENILEQCTENGTFTLNKKEIQLLAHNIFIQGQMWGFRRWALQKLYTLEEYTEMQIRYVLQGAHMLPK encoded by the coding sequence ATGGTTAAACATAATGTGCATGCATCAGTGAAAGATGAAAAATTAGTCGCGTTAAGGCGTGAGCAAATGATTAAAGGTGCAGTGCAATTGTTTAAACAAAAAGGATTTCCGCGTACAACAACGAGAGAGATCGCAAAGGCAGCTGGATTTAGTATTGGAACACTTTATGAATACATTCGTACAAAAGACGATGTTTTGTATTTAGTTTGTGATAGTATTTATGAACATGTAAAAGAAAGATTAGAGGAAGTAGTTTGTACAGAAAAAGGAAGTGTAGAAAGTTTAAAGATAGCAATAACGAATTATTTTAAAGTGATGGACGAATTGCAGGAAGAAGTATTAATAATGTATCAAGAGGTACGCTTTTTACCCAAAGAATCACTCCCGTACGTATTAGAAAAGGAGTTTCAAATGGTAGGAATGTTTGAGAATATTTTAGAACAGTGTACGGAAAATGGAACATTTACATTAAACAAAAAAGAAATACAGCTTCTTGCGCATAATATTTTTATACAAGGACAGATGTGGGGATTTAGACGTTGGGCGCTACAAAAACTATATACGCTCGAAGAATATACAGAAATGCAAATTAGGTACGTACTGCAAGGAGCCCATATGCTCCCGAAATAA
- the pyrG gene encoding CTP synthase → MTKYIFVTGGVVSSLGKGITAASLGRLLKNRGLNVTIQKFDPYINVDPGTMSPYQHGEVFVTDDGAETDLDLGHYERFIDINLNKYSNVTTGKIYSSVLQKERRGEYLGGTVQVIPHITNEIKERVYRSGRETNADVVITEIGGTVGDIESLPFLEAIRQIKSDIGRDNVMYIHCTLIPYLKAAGEMKTKPTQHSVKELRSLGIQPNIIVVRTEMPVSQDMKDKLALFCDIDTKAVIEARDADTLYAVPLSLQEQNMDQIVCDHLKLDNPAADMTEWTALVEKVRNLSKKTKIALVGKYVELQDAYISVVEALRHAGYSFDTDVEVKWVNAEHVTPENVQELVGDTDGILVPGGFGDRGVEGKIVAIQYARENKVPFLGICLGMQLASIEFARNVLGLEGANSSEINPDTPYAIIDLLPEQKDVEDLGGTLRLGLYPCKLAEETNAYNAYNEPVVYERHRHRYEFNNQFRPDMEKEGFVFSGTSPDGRLVEIIELKDHPWFVAAQFHPELVSRPNRPQPLFHDFVRASITNKESK, encoded by the coding sequence ATGACTAAGTATATTTTTGTAACAGGCGGTGTAGTATCGTCTTTAGGAAAAGGTATTACAGCAGCATCTCTAGGAAGACTTTTAAAAAATCGTGGTTTAAACGTAACGATTCAAAAGTTTGATCCATACATTAACGTAGACCCAGGGACTATGAGCCCATACCAACATGGTGAGGTATTCGTAACAGATGATGGTGCAGAAACTGACTTAGACCTTGGTCACTATGAGCGTTTCATCGACATCAACTTAAACAAATACAGCAACGTAACAACAGGTAAAATTTACTCTTCAGTTCTTCAAAAAGAGCGTCGTGGTGAATACCTAGGAGGAACAGTTCAAGTTATTCCTCACATTACTAACGAAATTAAAGAGCGCGTATACCGTTCTGGTCGCGAAACAAACGCGGATGTTGTTATTACAGAAATTGGTGGAACTGTTGGTGACATCGAGTCTCTACCATTCTTAGAAGCAATCCGTCAAATTAAGAGCGACATCGGTCGTGACAATGTAATGTACATTCACTGTACGTTAATCCCGTACTTAAAAGCAGCGGGTGAAATGAAAACAAAACCAACGCAACATAGCGTTAAAGAGCTTCGCAGCTTAGGTATTCAACCAAATATTATCGTTGTTCGTACAGAAATGCCTGTTTCTCAAGATATGAAAGACAAGCTTGCATTATTCTGTGACATCGATACAAAAGCAGTTATCGAAGCACGCGATGCAGATACTTTATATGCAGTTCCATTATCTCTTCAAGAGCAAAATATGGACCAGATCGTTTGCGATCACTTAAAATTAGACAATCCGGCTGCAGATATGACAGAGTGGACTGCGCTAGTTGAAAAAGTACGTAACCTTTCTAAGAAAACAAAAATCGCTCTTGTTGGTAAATACGTAGAGCTTCAAGATGCATACATTTCTGTTGTAGAAGCACTTCGTCATGCAGGTTACTCTTTCGATACAGATGTAGAAGTGAAATGGGTAAATGCTGAGCACGTAACACCAGAGAACGTACAAGAATTAGTAGGAGACACAGATGGTATCCTTGTACCAGGTGGCTTCGGCGATCGTGGTGTAGAAGGTAAAATCGTTGCAATTCAATATGCTCGTGAAAACAAAGTTCCATTCTTAGGAATTTGCTTAGGTATGCAACTTGCATCAATCGAATTTGCACGTAACGTATTAGGATTAGAAGGAGCTAACTCTTCTGAAATTAATCCTGACACACCTTACGCAATCATCGACCTATTACCAGAACAAAAAGATGTAGAAGACTTAGGGGGTACACTTCGTCTTGGTCTATACCCATGTAAGCTTGCTGAAGAAACAAATGCATACAATGCTTACAATGAGCCGGTTGTATATGAGCGTCATCGTCATCGTTATGAGTTCAACAATCAATTCCGTCCGGATATGGAAAAAGAAGGATTTGTGTTCTCTGGTACAAGCCCAGATGGCCGTCTAGTTGAAATCATTGAATTAAAAGATCACCCTTGGTTCGTGGCAGCACAGTTCCACCCAGAACTAGTTTCTCGTCCAAACCGTCCACAACCATTGTTCCATGACTTCGTAAGAGCTTCTATTACGAATAAAGAGAGCAAGTAA
- the murA gene encoding UDP-N-acetylglucosamine 1-carboxyvinyltransferase, with the protein MEKLLIEGGRALNGTIRVSGAKNSAVALIPATILADTPVTIGGVPNISDVKMLGDLLEEIGGRVTYGQEEEMVVDPSNMVAMPLPNGKVKKLRASYYLMGAMLGRFKKAVIGLPGGCHLGPRPIDQHIKGFEALGAHVTNEQGAIYLRADELRGARIYLDVVSVGATINIMLAAVRAKGRTVIENAAKEPEIIDVATLLTSMGARIKGAGTDVIRIDGVDSLHGCHHTIIPDRIEAGTYMILGAASGGEVTVDNVIPQHLESVTAKLREAGVQVGTNDDQITVNGNRRLKVVDIKTLVYPGFPTDLQQPFTTLLTKAHGTGVVTDTIYGARFKHIDELRRMNAQIKVEGRSAIVTGPVLLQGAKVKASDLRAGAALVIAGLMADGITEVTGLEHIDRGYENIVDKLKGLGANIWREQMTKQEIEEMKNA; encoded by the coding sequence ATGGAAAAATTGCTAATTGAAGGCGGAAGAGCTTTAAATGGAACAATTCGCGTGAGTGGTGCAAAGAACAGCGCCGTTGCACTAATTCCAGCGACAATTTTAGCTGATACTCCAGTAACTATTGGTGGTGTCCCTAATATTTCGGACGTGAAAATGTTAGGAGACTTACTAGAGGAAATTGGAGGAAGGGTAACTTATGGACAGGAGGAAGAAATGGTAGTTGATCCTTCTAACATGGTTGCAATGCCTTTACCAAATGGAAAAGTGAAAAAATTGCGTGCTTCTTATTATTTAATGGGTGCGATGCTTGGCCGTTTTAAAAAAGCTGTTATTGGGCTTCCAGGTGGATGTCATTTAGGACCGAGGCCGATTGATCAACATATTAAAGGGTTTGAAGCGTTAGGTGCACATGTTACGAATGAGCAAGGTGCTATCTATTTAAGAGCAGATGAATTACGCGGGGCTCGTATATATTTAGATGTTGTTAGTGTAGGAGCTACGATTAATATTATGCTAGCAGCTGTGCGAGCGAAAGGTAGAACTGTTATTGAAAACGCAGCGAAAGAACCAGAGATTATTGATGTAGCTACATTGTTAACTAGCATGGGAGCACGTATTAAAGGTGCTGGTACAGATGTAATCCGAATTGATGGTGTGGATTCTCTGCATGGTTGTCATCATACAATTATTCCAGATCGTATTGAGGCGGGTACGTATATGATTTTAGGTGCTGCGTCAGGAGGAGAAGTGACAGTTGATAATGTTATTCCTCAGCATTTAGAGTCAGTTACGGCGAAGCTCAGAGAAGCTGGTGTCCAAGTTGGAACGAATGATGACCAAATTACAGTGAATGGTAATAGAAGATTAAAAGTAGTTGATATAAAAACACTTGTATATCCAGGATTCCCAACAGACTTACAACAGCCGTTTACAACACTTTTAACAAAGGCGCATGGAACGGGTGTTGTAACGGATACAATTTATGGTGCGCGTTTTAAACATATTGATGAATTACGTCGTATGAATGCACAAATTAAAGTAGAAGGTCGTTCAGCAATTGTAACTGGTCCTGTTTTATTGCAAGGTGCAAAAGTGAAAGCAAGTGATTTGCGAGCTGGAGCAGCCCTTGTTATTGCAGGATTAATGGCGGACGGAATTACAGAAGTAACCGGACTTGAGCATATCGATCGAGGTTATGAAAATATAGTAGACAAGCTTAAAGGGCTTGGCGCGAACATTTGGCGCGAACAAATGACAAAGCAAGAAATTGAAGAGATGAAGAACGCATAA
- a CDS encoding thymidine kinase, whose translation MYLINQNGWIEVICGSMFSGKSEELIRRVRRTQFAKQHAIVFKPCIDNRYSEEDVVSHNGLKVKAVPVSASKDIFEHITEEMDVIAIDEVQFFDGDIVEVVQVLANRGYRVIVAGLDQDFRGLPFGQVPQLMAIAEHVTKLQAVCSACGSPASRTQRLIDGEPAAFDDPIILVGASESYEPRCRHCHAVPTNKDK comes from the coding sequence ATGTACTTAATAAATCAGAACGGTTGGATTGAAGTGATTTGCGGTAGTATGTTTTCTGGTAAATCAGAAGAGCTTATCCGCCGTGTGCGTCGTACGCAATTTGCGAAACAACATGCAATTGTATTTAAACCATGTATTGATAATCGCTATAGTGAAGAAGACGTTGTATCACATAACGGACTAAAGGTTAAAGCAGTTCCTGTTTCAGCTTCAAAAGATATATTTGAACATATCACTGAAGAAATGGATGTAATTGCAATCGATGAGGTGCAATTCTTTGATGGGGACATTGTGGAAGTGGTGCAAGTATTGGCAAATCGTGGCTATCGTGTCATTGTAGCTGGTTTAGACCAAGATTTCCGTGGTCTACCATTTGGACAAGTTCCTCAGCTGATGGCGATTGCTGAACATGTAACAAAACTACAAGCAGTATGTTCTGCATGTGGATCTCCAGCGAGTCGTACACAACGATTAATTGATGGAGAACCAGCAGCATTTGATGATCCGATTATTTTAGTTGGGGCTTCAGAATCGTATGAACCACGCTGTCGTCATTGTCATGCAGTGCCTACAAACAAAGATAAGTAA